From the Helianthus annuus cultivar XRQ/B chromosome 17, HanXRQr2.0-SUNRISE, whole genome shotgun sequence genome, the window AATAGATAATTACAACTTGAAGTCGTAATTACCAGCATATAGTGTTTGGATAAACATATCACGCTTCCGATTATTGTAAATTTTGCTACCATATTTTTGTCATCAAACTTGACTTGCATCTCATTTTTCCATCTCAAGGCGAGCTCATCAGCAGGCAGTTCAAACTCCAAGTTGGTTCAGCATTTCTTAGGGATGGGATTTTCTGAAGAAATGATTGCGAAAGCAATTAAAGAAAAtggtatatatatgttattaattACTTAAATTGTACTTTAACccagggatgagctcggtaccgggaCCGAAAATGTTCGGTACAGTACCGGTATTTAAAGGTAAAATACGGTACTGTATCGAACCGAAAGTAGCGGtaccgaaaacgccaaaaagtggatAGCGATTCGGTACCGAAAAAAATCAGTACGGGAAATTCGGTGCCGGTCCGGTACTGGTACcaagtaccaaatgctcatccctagtttAACCTACATAACTCACTTTACAAACTTGTTCTTGAATATGTGTAGGGGAGGCCAACACAGAATCAATACTTGAATCTCTACTCACGTACGGGGTAAGTAAAGTTACTTGAAAAAATCTCCTGTCTTTTGTGTTTTGTTTGTATTAATGCTGTATTGATTTATACAGGCTCTTGCTTCTGAGGAGTCTCCTGATGAACGGAACTCATGTCATCTGAACTCTCCTCAGCAACAACAATTTGTAGATAACGATCAGTTGTCTTCTGACTATGATGAGAGTCTTCTTGCTGATCTCTCGGATTCTGATGACAGTTGGTCTGGTAGTGAAATAGCTGTAAGTAAATTCTTGTATTTTATCCTGccttttcattttatttttatttctactaggtttgaaccccgtgtattacacgggctgcataaatgtaattttatataataaataataagaaaagatatatcttaaaaaaaaaacttgtgtaTTGCAtgtgttgaataaaatataatgtcatatgttaacacTTACAGTcgtcaagatttatctttttaaaatgaactttgttgtaCTATTcacttattataacatttcagtttcaaatgGGAATCTTTGATTCCTAATTTACCGTAATTTCAATCACCGAACTCCAAAGTATATTGTGGACTCGGATTACTCTCGAAGTACCCCGTTTGGTTCAGTGGGTGCCCcaagaatacgcaggattaattcTGTTGGTCGTTAAAAAAATGCTCGGGATATTCACTTATTCTtatctatttttatttaaaattattattattattattattattattattattattatttaatataagagataaatagaaaaataagaTGACAAAGCACCAGAAACTAACACGTGTTTAGAAAAAAAATTTCATTGTATAGGAAGATTTATTTATTTGATTCGATcactttagattttttttatttattattttttatatattaagtTAATTAATCACATATTATTTCAGTTTATATATTCGATCACATATTACTTTTTATATAATTGTCTGCATAATTATTTCAGTTTAaatttcttattttcaaatttgtCATCACATATCGGTTAGTATTTTCAAATAGTAAAATATTTATgtctaaaattattattattattattattattatcagtattagtattattattatttaatataagagATATTAGTGTTTAATATaagagataaataggaaaataagaCGAGAAAGCACAAGAAAATGACATGTGTCCataaaagatttttgtttattagtatagaaagatgtGAATATTGACACTTGGTATTTGAAATGTATTTCGTTTTGCAGGAAACTAGCAATTCTTTACCTAAACATGAGAAAGCGATACTATCCTTAGCAAATATGGGGTATACCGTAGAAGAGGCTTCAGCAGCCATTGATAGATGTGGTAAGTAATATActaataacaaaaataaacaatATAATTCGAATTTCCTCGTCACTTTGACAAAccattattaaatattaaaaaggccatacaataaaaaaaagttaacgTTATCTTGCCAACTCATCAGGTTTGCTGACTAAACAATATGTTTGGGACAATAATGAAAGTAATTGTTGTTTATGTAAATAATGCTAagattaataatatataataacatTATGTACTTTGTTATTCTTTTTTGCTTTGAGCTCTTTAAGTTAGCGTTACTGCTTAACCTTTTTTTGCAGGACCCGAAGCTTCAATTGCAGAACTAACTGATTTTATTTGTGCTGCCCAAATGGCAAAGACAGAAGACGTATTTTTTGAAGAAGAGGTACCTTTTATAAACAATTAATGTGTTAAATATGTTTAACGAAGCTATATTGCTACAGTAATAATAacaattttttaataaaacattttttttcttcGTCTAATTTTAGAAACCGAAAATCTCATTCAACGGGTCCctcaaaaaaagaaaattatacgaGCTCGAGATGAGGAAAAGAAAAAAACGTAACCCCGAAGACGAAGAAATGATCCGTCTTCCAAACCCGATGATCGGTTTCGGAACTCCAACACACGGTAACGTAATAACTCACCGAAAGTTACCCGATGCTGCCAAGGCGCCACCATATTTCTACTATGAAAACGTCGCACTAGCTCCAAAGGGCGTTTGGGACACAATTTCCCGATTCTTGCATGATGTGGAGCCCGAATTCGTTGACTCCAAGTACTTTTGTGCTGCAGCAAGAAAACGAGGTTACATTCATAATCTCCCGATAACTAACCGGTTCCCGCTTTTACCTCTTCCTCCCCGAACTATTAGCGATGCGTTACCGTTGACGAAACGGTGGTGGCCCGAATGGGATAAGAGAACTAAGTTGAACTGTTTGCAAACGGTTATCGGTAGTGCTAAGCTGACGGATCGGATCCGGAAGGCTCTAGAAAAGTGCGGTGATAATCCACCTGAGCATGTGCAAAAGTATGTTATGGATGAATGCCGAAAGTGGAATCTCGTGTGGGTCGGGAAAAACAAGCTGGCGCCGTTAGAGCCCGATGAGGTGGAAATGTTGTTAGGATTTCCGAGAAATCATACGAGAGGTGGCGGGATAAGCAGAACGGACCGATACAAATCGCTCGGCAACTCGTTTCAGGTAATTATATATTCTTGTTTTCATATTGTTGTATCTTTATAGTTCTTCTTAATTATAACTATCTTATTTACAAAGGTTGGTGGCCTATGCCACTGATACAAACAGCCCTCCATCTTTTCATAATTGACAAACGGCCTCCAAAGTTTAAATAATTGACATTTACACACCCTATACTTTCTAAAAACTTTTTATAAAATGTCATTTTCACCACAGTTGAGTTCTAACTTCTCAAATTTACCTCGTATTTTCATTCATCTTAAAATGAAAAAACTACTTTCTCATGTGGTTATTTTTTATGTACGTGTTGGTATAATTTCACGTTACGTAAATTTTTCGGAAACAAGTCAGGTCAAATAGAATGTgatttcatgcttatttttatgtgcGTTTTCAGTTGGCCAATGTTTTGACGTAAACTAAAACAACGGTATTTTTCCACGTGCTTATATTTTGATATACATGTCGGCATAAATTCATGTTCGTTTCAACATAATTTGTTTTGGAAACGAGTTTTGTCTAAGATatgttttcatgcttattttttgtGTACGTTTCGTGTTCAGAAACGAGtcaagtcaaatataatacgttttcattcgaCGGTATGAATTCGAGTTACTGTACTTTTTGATGTCGCTAGGTCATGATGCATAGGTGGAACCCTCACTAAACGAACCAAACCGGGTTCGATTCCGTTTCTTTTGTAAccacaatgcttatataggttttGCTGTGTTAGATCGGATACATCGAAACACGTGTTTTCATAtagttaacgcatcacataacgtgCCGCCGTCTATAAACAACTAAGGCATCGCCGCCGCAATGCCCGGCCTATGGCAACAATCTAGTTGATACTATAGCCCAAAAGGACCTAACA encodes:
- the LOC110923399 gene encoding DNA (cytosine-5)-methyltransferase DRM2, which encodes MDGNASGEDYENIDWDTEDELEIENITPSSCSNGVAHNVQAIVSNGAAVVSNGEASSSAGSSNSKLVQHFLGMGFSEEMIAKAIKENGEANTESILESLLTYGALASEESPDERNSCHLNSPQQQQFVDNDQLSSDYDESLLADLSDSDDSWSGSEIAETSNSLPKHEKAILSLANMGYTVEEASAAIDRCGPEASIAELTDFICAAQMAKTEDVFFEEEKPKISFNGSLKKRKLYELEMRKRKKRNPEDEEMIRLPNPMIGFGTPTHGNVITHRKLPDAAKAPPYFYYENVALAPKGVWDTISRFLHDVEPEFVDSKYFCAAARKRGYIHNLPITNRFPLLPLPPRTISDALPLTKRWWPEWDKRTKLNCLQTVIGSAKLTDRIRKALEKCGDNPPEHVQKYVMDECRKWNLVWVGKNKLAPLEPDEVEMLLGFPRNHTRGGGISRTDRYKSLGNSFQVDTVAYHLSVLKDIFPNGINMLSLFSGIGGAEVALHRLGIRLKNVVSVEISEANRDIVKSWWEQTNQKGNLIHFSDVTQVDGHLLQRLMFSFGGFDLIVGGSPCNNLAGSNRVSRDGLEGEQSSLFFDYFRIMDLVKDIMNNKKE